The following are encoded together in the Drosophila sechellia strain sech25 chromosome 3R, ASM438219v1, whole genome shotgun sequence genome:
- the LOC6621609 gene encoding periostin isoform X5, whose protein sequence is MLRLWACLLLLGSIQIQAVPFYGDGYDTEFVPLEHQQQPQGRQETAATVPAQTPSGVEQKPFNVDTITTDVNSPNPAIFFQQSFPFFGNEFFNSFGGFGFGAAQEPWWKGPNVCTEKEEDETVATETEAEETVDTFGQERDGVTNVVRSPLFGQFQFSVNSCAEKPNKHVCTKIVNQNGKKKTLTLTRQCCYGYGRPRNADFTTPCEKIDIKDVEATASDMGAKQFLESARTAGELADMLGAGSGKKVTLFVPNDAAFMEYRGHHQQENNVEDAKAEASKPSIYKLHAVLGEVQLEDVPNEKLLQTELPDQKIRINSYQLPAALGLEPYRFAANCVPIEKHDKLSEQALVHTLGGVLKPLTKNLMDIIRERADMSIMRTVLEKTNLSAMLEDNKPVTIFVPTDAAFDKLEPHLRRALKEGRGCASNILKNHLLDLTFCSLATVPGAKTTAYNLLGEPLLLNRTHRAANQTGPTPIYINNLAKIIDADIMGTNGVLHVIDTILPTESALPMTSLMSQKNLTIFQRLLEASGYDDQFDDLDNVTIFAPTDKALQNTEWARMLKEQPELLNHNLDLLEFLNYHVVKPMIKTCDLSEKSLPTVAGSSVRLNLYSTHALFSDVMNRATVNCARLVHFDDESCGSVLHQVDRALVPPKNNMLKLLEANPNYSKFLELVRKANLTQLLSNDSRSLTLLVPKNDVFEELNESGEGSKPADPMALVKTHIVEDVVCCAGIIPTNWPFVRSIESISGQHLRITRDRRPKIENAGVTKCDVVATNGILHEINDIIVPRPQRQQQQRPQLIPPGAGYQPQGDFDVFF, encoded by the exons ATGCTACGGCTGTGGGCCTGCCTGCTCCTCCTGGGATCAATCCAGATCCAGGCGGTTCCATTCTACGGCGA CGGATACGACACCGAGTTCGTGCCCCtggagcaccagcagcagccgcagggACGCCAGGAGACGGCGGCCACCGTTCCAGCTCAAACCCCCAGCGGTGTGGAGCAGAAGCCCTTCA ATGTGGACACCATCACCACGGATGTGAATTCCCCAAATCCGGCCATCTTCTTCCAGCAATCGTTCCCCTTCTTTGGCAATGAGTTCTTCAATTCGTTCGGAGGCTTTGGCTTTGGAGCTGCCCAGGAGCCCTGGTGGAAGGG CCCCAATGTGTGCACGGAAAAGGAGGAAGACGAGACCGTGGCCACCGAAACGGAGGCAGAAGAAACCGTGGACACCTTTGGCCAGGAACGTGATGGCGTTACCAACGTTGTGCGATCCCCACTCTTTGGCCAGTTCCAGTTCAGCGTGAACTCCTGCGCCGAGAAGCCCAACAAGCACGTCTGCACCAAGAT CGTGAATCAAAATGGCAAGAAGAAAACGCTGACGCTGACCCGCCAGTGCTGCTATGGATATGGACGCCCCAGAAACGCTGACTTCACAACGCCCTGCGAGAAGATCGACATCAAGGACGTGGAGGCCACGGCTAGTGACATGGGTGCCAAGCAGTTCCTGGAGAGCGCACGCACCGCCGGCGAGCTGGCTGATATGCTCGGCGCAGGCAGTGGCAAGAAGGTGACCCTCTTCGTGCCCAACGACGCCGCCTTCATGGAGTACCGTGGTCACCATCAGCAGGAGAAT AATGTGGAAGATGCCAAGGCCGAGGCTTCCAAGCCATCCATCTACAAACTGCACGCTGTTCTCGGCGAAGTTCAGCTAGAGGACGTGCCCAATGAGAAGCTTCTGCAGACGGAGCTGCCTGACCAGAAGATCCGCATCAACAGCTACCAGCTGCCTGCGGCTTTGGGCCTGGAACCCTACCGCTTTGCCGCCAACTGTGTGCCCATCGAGAAGCACGACAAGCTCTCGGAACAGGCCCTTGTCCACACTCTGGGCGGAGTCCTGAAGCCGCTGACCAAGAACCTTATGGACATCATCAGGGAGCGTGCGGATATGTCCATTATGCGCACCGTTCTGGAGAAGACCAACCTGAGCGCCATGCTGGAGGATAACAAGCCGGTGACCATCTTTGTGCCCACCGACGCCGCCTTCGACAAGTTGGAACCACATCTGCGTCGTGCCCTCAAGGAGGGTCGCGGTTGTGCCTCAA ACATCCTGAAGAACCACTTGCTGGACCTCACCTTCTGCTCGCTGGCCACTGTGCCGGGTGCCAAGACGACCGCCTACAATCTGCTGGGAGAACCTCTGCTCCTCAACCGCACCCACCGGGCTGCGAATCAGACTGGACCGACTCCCATTTACATcaataacttggccaaaatcaTTGATGCCGATATCATGGGCACCAATGGTGTCCTGCACGTGATCGACACCATTCTGCCCACCGAGTCAGCTCTGCCCATGACCTCGCTGATGTCGCAAAAGAACCTGACCATCTTCCAGCGCTTGCTGGAGGCCTCCGGCTACGATGATCAGTTCGACGATCTGGACAACGTGACCATCTTTGCACCAACTGACAAGGCTCTACAGAACACCGAATGGGCTCGAATGCTCAAGGAACAGCCGGAGCTGCTGAATCACAACTTGGATCTGCTTGAGTTCCTTAACTACCATGTGGTCAAGCCCATGATCAAGACCTGTGACCTGTCGGAGAAGTCCCTGCCCACGGTTGCTGGATCCAGTGTGCGTCTGAACCTCTACTCCACCCATGCTCTCTTCTCGGACGTGATGAACCGGGCAACAGTCAACTGCGCCCGTTTGGTGCACTTCGATGACGAGAGCTGCGGATCCGTTCTCCACCAGGTGGATCGTGCCTTGGTGCCACCCAAGaat AACATGCTTAAGCTGCTGGAGGCTAATCCCAACTACAGCAAGTTCCTGGAGCTGGTTCGCAAGGCTAATCTTACCCAGCTGCTGTCCAACGATTCGAGGAGTCTCACCCTGCTGGTGCCCAAGAACGATGTCTTCGAGGAGCTGAACGAGTCCGGTGAGGGTTCAAAGCCCGCCGATCCCATGGCCTTGGTCAAGACCCATATCGTTGAGGATGTCGTCTGCTGTGCCGGCATTATCCCCACCAACTGGCCATTTGTCCGCTCCATTGAGTCCATCTCTGGCCAGCATCTGCGTATCACCCGCGATCGTCGTCCCAAGATCGAGAACGCCGGCGTCACCAAGTGCGATGTGGTGGCCACTAATGGAATTCTCCACGAGATCAACGACATCAtcgtgccacgcccacagcgccagcagcagcagcgacccCAGCTGATCCCGCCAGGAGCTGGCTATCAGCCACAGGGCGACTTCGATGTCTTCTTCTGA
- the LOC6621609 gene encoding periostin isoform X1, with translation MLRLWACLLLLGSIQIQAVPFYGDFMPHLTHPLPAHRNLFAPLPFAPLAPLEPQDPMHAQASQRMASVWNGPAPLAPQLHSSHLLPLFSSGYDTEFVPLEHQQQPQGRQETAATVPAQTPSGVEQKPFNVDTITTDVNSPNPAIFFQQSFPFFGNEFFNSFGGFGFGAAQEPWWKGPNVCTEKEEDETVATETEAEETVDTFGQERDGVTNVVRSPLFGQFQFSVNSCAEKPNKHVCTKIVNQNGKKKTLTLTRQCCYGYGRPRNADFTTPCEKIDIKDVEATASDMGAKQFLESARTAGELADMLGAGSGKKVTLFVPNDAAFMEYRGHHQQENNVEDAKAEASKPSIYKLHAVLGEVQLEDVPNEKLLQTELPDQKIRINSYQLPAALGLEPYRFAANCVPIEKHDKLSEQALVHTLGGVLKPLTKNLMDIIRERADMSIMRTVLEKTNLSAMLEDNKPVTIFVPTDAAFDKLEPHLRRALKEGRGCASNILKNHLLDLTFCSLATVPGAKTTAYNLLGEPLLLNRTHRAANQTGPTPIYINNLAKIIDADIMGTNGVLHVIDTILPTESALPMTSLMSQKNLTIFQRLLEASGYDDQFDDLDNVTIFAPTDKALQNTEWARMLKEQPELLNHNLDLLEFLNYHVVKPMIKTCDLSEKSLPTVAGSSVRLNLYSTHALFSDVMNRATVNCARLVHFDDESCGSVLHQVDRALVPPKNNMLKLLEANPNYSKFLELVRKANLTQLLSNDSRSLTLLVPKNDVFEELNESGEGSKPADPMALVKTHIVEDVVCCAGIIPTNWPFVRSIESISGQHLRITRDRRPKIENAGVTKCDVVATNGILHEINDIIVPRPQRQQQQRPQLIPPGAGYQPQGDFDVFF, from the exons ATGCTACGGCTGTGGGCCTGCCTGCTCCTCCTGGGATCAATCCAGATCCAGGCGGTTCCATTCTACGGCGA CTTTATGCCACATTTAACCCACCCATTGCCGGCGCATCGCAATCTGTTCGCGCCCCTGCCCTTCGCACCACTCGCACCGCTCGAGCCCCAAGATCCAATGCATGCCCAGGCTTCGCAGCGGATGGCGAGCGTCTGGAACGGACCCGCCCCGCTGGCGCCGCAGCTCCACTCATCTCACCTGTTGCCCCTCTTCAGCAGCGGATACGACACCGAGTTCGTGCCCCtggagcaccagcagcagccgcagggACGCCAGGAGACGGCGGCCACCGTTCCAGCTCAAACCCCCAGCGGTGTGGAGCAGAAGCCCTTCA ATGTGGACACCATCACCACGGATGTGAATTCCCCAAATCCGGCCATCTTCTTCCAGCAATCGTTCCCCTTCTTTGGCAATGAGTTCTTCAATTCGTTCGGAGGCTTTGGCTTTGGAGCTGCCCAGGAGCCCTGGTGGAAGGG CCCCAATGTGTGCACGGAAAAGGAGGAAGACGAGACCGTGGCCACCGAAACGGAGGCAGAAGAAACCGTGGACACCTTTGGCCAGGAACGTGATGGCGTTACCAACGTTGTGCGATCCCCACTCTTTGGCCAGTTCCAGTTCAGCGTGAACTCCTGCGCCGAGAAGCCCAACAAGCACGTCTGCACCAAGAT CGTGAATCAAAATGGCAAGAAGAAAACGCTGACGCTGACCCGCCAGTGCTGCTATGGATATGGACGCCCCAGAAACGCTGACTTCACAACGCCCTGCGAGAAGATCGACATCAAGGACGTGGAGGCCACGGCTAGTGACATGGGTGCCAAGCAGTTCCTGGAGAGCGCACGCACCGCCGGCGAGCTGGCTGATATGCTCGGCGCAGGCAGTGGCAAGAAGGTGACCCTCTTCGTGCCCAACGACGCCGCCTTCATGGAGTACCGTGGTCACCATCAGCAGGAGAAT AATGTGGAAGATGCCAAGGCCGAGGCTTCCAAGCCATCCATCTACAAACTGCACGCTGTTCTCGGCGAAGTTCAGCTAGAGGACGTGCCCAATGAGAAGCTTCTGCAGACGGAGCTGCCTGACCAGAAGATCCGCATCAACAGCTACCAGCTGCCTGCGGCTTTGGGCCTGGAACCCTACCGCTTTGCCGCCAACTGTGTGCCCATCGAGAAGCACGACAAGCTCTCGGAACAGGCCCTTGTCCACACTCTGGGCGGAGTCCTGAAGCCGCTGACCAAGAACCTTATGGACATCATCAGGGAGCGTGCGGATATGTCCATTATGCGCACCGTTCTGGAGAAGACCAACCTGAGCGCCATGCTGGAGGATAACAAGCCGGTGACCATCTTTGTGCCCACCGACGCCGCCTTCGACAAGTTGGAACCACATCTGCGTCGTGCCCTCAAGGAGGGTCGCGGTTGTGCCTCAA ACATCCTGAAGAACCACTTGCTGGACCTCACCTTCTGCTCGCTGGCCACTGTGCCGGGTGCCAAGACGACCGCCTACAATCTGCTGGGAGAACCTCTGCTCCTCAACCGCACCCACCGGGCTGCGAATCAGACTGGACCGACTCCCATTTACATcaataacttggccaaaatcaTTGATGCCGATATCATGGGCACCAATGGTGTCCTGCACGTGATCGACACCATTCTGCCCACCGAGTCAGCTCTGCCCATGACCTCGCTGATGTCGCAAAAGAACCTGACCATCTTCCAGCGCTTGCTGGAGGCCTCCGGCTACGATGATCAGTTCGACGATCTGGACAACGTGACCATCTTTGCACCAACTGACAAGGCTCTACAGAACACCGAATGGGCTCGAATGCTCAAGGAACAGCCGGAGCTGCTGAATCACAACTTGGATCTGCTTGAGTTCCTTAACTACCATGTGGTCAAGCCCATGATCAAGACCTGTGACCTGTCGGAGAAGTCCCTGCCCACGGTTGCTGGATCCAGTGTGCGTCTGAACCTCTACTCCACCCATGCTCTCTTCTCGGACGTGATGAACCGGGCAACAGTCAACTGCGCCCGTTTGGTGCACTTCGATGACGAGAGCTGCGGATCCGTTCTCCACCAGGTGGATCGTGCCTTGGTGCCACCCAAGaat AACATGCTTAAGCTGCTGGAGGCTAATCCCAACTACAGCAAGTTCCTGGAGCTGGTTCGCAAGGCTAATCTTACCCAGCTGCTGTCCAACGATTCGAGGAGTCTCACCCTGCTGGTGCCCAAGAACGATGTCTTCGAGGAGCTGAACGAGTCCGGTGAGGGTTCAAAGCCCGCCGATCCCATGGCCTTGGTCAAGACCCATATCGTTGAGGATGTCGTCTGCTGTGCCGGCATTATCCCCACCAACTGGCCATTTGTCCGCTCCATTGAGTCCATCTCTGGCCAGCATCTGCGTATCACCCGCGATCGTCGTCCCAAGATCGAGAACGCCGGCGTCACCAAGTGCGATGTGGTGGCCACTAATGGAATTCTCCACGAGATCAACGACATCAtcgtgccacgcccacagcgccagcagcagcagcgacccCAGCTGATCCCGCCAGGAGCTGGCTATCAGCCACAGGGCGACTTCGATGTCTTCTTCTGA
- the LOC6621609 gene encoding periostin isoform X2, which translates to MLRLWACLLLLGSIQIQAVPFYGDSSSEEVAEFDDSSDSTHESSDNSSSGYDTEFVPLEHQQQPQGRQETAATVPAQTPSGVEQKPFNVDTITTDVNSPNPAIFFQQSFPFFGNEFFNSFGGFGFGAAQEPWWKGPNVCTEKEEDETVATETEAEETVDTFGQERDGVTNVVRSPLFGQFQFSVNSCAEKPNKHVCTKIVNQNGKKKTLTLTRQCCYGYGRPRNADFTTPCEKIDIKDVEATASDMGAKQFLESARTAGELADMLGAGSGKKVTLFVPNDAAFMEYRGHHQQENNVEDAKAEASKPSIYKLHAVLGEVQLEDVPNEKLLQTELPDQKIRINSYQLPAALGLEPYRFAANCVPIEKHDKLSEQALVHTLGGVLKPLTKNLMDIIRERADMSIMRTVLEKTNLSAMLEDNKPVTIFVPTDAAFDKLEPHLRRALKEGRGCASNILKNHLLDLTFCSLATVPGAKTTAYNLLGEPLLLNRTHRAANQTGPTPIYINNLAKIIDADIMGTNGVLHVIDTILPTESALPMTSLMSQKNLTIFQRLLEASGYDDQFDDLDNVTIFAPTDKALQNTEWARMLKEQPELLNHNLDLLEFLNYHVVKPMIKTCDLSEKSLPTVAGSSVRLNLYSTHALFSDVMNRATVNCARLVHFDDESCGSVLHQVDRALVPPKNNMLKLLEANPNYSKFLELVRKANLTQLLSNDSRSLTLLVPKNDVFEELNESGEGSKPADPMALVKTHIVEDVVCCAGIIPTNWPFVRSIESISGQHLRITRDRRPKIENAGVTKCDVVATNGILHEINDIIVPRPQRQQQQRPQLIPPGAGYQPQGDFDVFF; encoded by the exons ATGCTACGGCTGTGGGCCTGCCTGCTCCTCCTGGGATCAATCCAGATCCAGGCGGTTCCATTCTACGGCGA TTCAAGTTCTGAAGAGGTTGCCGAATTCGATGACTCCTCGGATTCCACACACGAGTCCTCAGATAACTCCAG CAGCGGATACGACACCGAGTTCGTGCCCCtggagcaccagcagcagccgcagggACGCCAGGAGACGGCGGCCACCGTTCCAGCTCAAACCCCCAGCGGTGTGGAGCAGAAGCCCTTCA ATGTGGACACCATCACCACGGATGTGAATTCCCCAAATCCGGCCATCTTCTTCCAGCAATCGTTCCCCTTCTTTGGCAATGAGTTCTTCAATTCGTTCGGAGGCTTTGGCTTTGGAGCTGCCCAGGAGCCCTGGTGGAAGGG CCCCAATGTGTGCACGGAAAAGGAGGAAGACGAGACCGTGGCCACCGAAACGGAGGCAGAAGAAACCGTGGACACCTTTGGCCAGGAACGTGATGGCGTTACCAACGTTGTGCGATCCCCACTCTTTGGCCAGTTCCAGTTCAGCGTGAACTCCTGCGCCGAGAAGCCCAACAAGCACGTCTGCACCAAGAT CGTGAATCAAAATGGCAAGAAGAAAACGCTGACGCTGACCCGCCAGTGCTGCTATGGATATGGACGCCCCAGAAACGCTGACTTCACAACGCCCTGCGAGAAGATCGACATCAAGGACGTGGAGGCCACGGCTAGTGACATGGGTGCCAAGCAGTTCCTGGAGAGCGCACGCACCGCCGGCGAGCTGGCTGATATGCTCGGCGCAGGCAGTGGCAAGAAGGTGACCCTCTTCGTGCCCAACGACGCCGCCTTCATGGAGTACCGTGGTCACCATCAGCAGGAGAAT AATGTGGAAGATGCCAAGGCCGAGGCTTCCAAGCCATCCATCTACAAACTGCACGCTGTTCTCGGCGAAGTTCAGCTAGAGGACGTGCCCAATGAGAAGCTTCTGCAGACGGAGCTGCCTGACCAGAAGATCCGCATCAACAGCTACCAGCTGCCTGCGGCTTTGGGCCTGGAACCCTACCGCTTTGCCGCCAACTGTGTGCCCATCGAGAAGCACGACAAGCTCTCGGAACAGGCCCTTGTCCACACTCTGGGCGGAGTCCTGAAGCCGCTGACCAAGAACCTTATGGACATCATCAGGGAGCGTGCGGATATGTCCATTATGCGCACCGTTCTGGAGAAGACCAACCTGAGCGCCATGCTGGAGGATAACAAGCCGGTGACCATCTTTGTGCCCACCGACGCCGCCTTCGACAAGTTGGAACCACATCTGCGTCGTGCCCTCAAGGAGGGTCGCGGTTGTGCCTCAA ACATCCTGAAGAACCACTTGCTGGACCTCACCTTCTGCTCGCTGGCCACTGTGCCGGGTGCCAAGACGACCGCCTACAATCTGCTGGGAGAACCTCTGCTCCTCAACCGCACCCACCGGGCTGCGAATCAGACTGGACCGACTCCCATTTACATcaataacttggccaaaatcaTTGATGCCGATATCATGGGCACCAATGGTGTCCTGCACGTGATCGACACCATTCTGCCCACCGAGTCAGCTCTGCCCATGACCTCGCTGATGTCGCAAAAGAACCTGACCATCTTCCAGCGCTTGCTGGAGGCCTCCGGCTACGATGATCAGTTCGACGATCTGGACAACGTGACCATCTTTGCACCAACTGACAAGGCTCTACAGAACACCGAATGGGCTCGAATGCTCAAGGAACAGCCGGAGCTGCTGAATCACAACTTGGATCTGCTTGAGTTCCTTAACTACCATGTGGTCAAGCCCATGATCAAGACCTGTGACCTGTCGGAGAAGTCCCTGCCCACGGTTGCTGGATCCAGTGTGCGTCTGAACCTCTACTCCACCCATGCTCTCTTCTCGGACGTGATGAACCGGGCAACAGTCAACTGCGCCCGTTTGGTGCACTTCGATGACGAGAGCTGCGGATCCGTTCTCCACCAGGTGGATCGTGCCTTGGTGCCACCCAAGaat AACATGCTTAAGCTGCTGGAGGCTAATCCCAACTACAGCAAGTTCCTGGAGCTGGTTCGCAAGGCTAATCTTACCCAGCTGCTGTCCAACGATTCGAGGAGTCTCACCCTGCTGGTGCCCAAGAACGATGTCTTCGAGGAGCTGAACGAGTCCGGTGAGGGTTCAAAGCCCGCCGATCCCATGGCCTTGGTCAAGACCCATATCGTTGAGGATGTCGTCTGCTGTGCCGGCATTATCCCCACCAACTGGCCATTTGTCCGCTCCATTGAGTCCATCTCTGGCCAGCATCTGCGTATCACCCGCGATCGTCGTCCCAAGATCGAGAACGCCGGCGTCACCAAGTGCGATGTGGTGGCCACTAATGGAATTCTCCACGAGATCAACGACATCAtcgtgccacgcccacagcgccagcagcagcagcgacccCAGCTGATCCCGCCAGGAGCTGGCTATCAGCCACAGGGCGACTTCGATGTCTTCTTCTGA
- the LOC6621609 gene encoding periostin isoform X6, with amino-acid sequence MLRLWACLLLLGSIQIQAVPFYGDSSSEEVAEFDDSSDSTHESSDNSSFMPHLTHPLPAHRNLFAPLPFAPLAPLEPQDPMHAQASQRMASVWNGPAPLAPQLHSSHLLPLFSSGYDTEFVPLEHQQQPQGRQETAATVPAQTPSGVEQKPFNVDTITTDVNSPNPAIFFQQSFPFFGNEFFNSFGGFGFGAAQEPWWKGPNVCTEKEEDETVATETEAEETVDTFGQERDGVTNVVRSPLFGQFQFSVNSCAEKPNKHVCTKIVNQNGKKKTLTLTRQCCYGYGRPRNADFTTPCEKIDIKDVEATASDMGAKQFLESARTAGELADMLGAGSGKKVTLFVPNDAAFMEYRGHHQQENNVEDAKAEASKPSIYKLHAVLGEVQLEDVPNEKLLQTELPDQKIRINSYQLPAALGLEPYRFAANCVPIEKHDKLSEQALVHTLGGVLKPLTKNLMDIIRERADMSIMRTVLEKTNLSAMLEDNKPVTIFVPTDAAFDKLEPHLRRALKEGRGCASNILKNHLLDLTFCSLATVPGAKTTAYNLLGEPLLLNRTHRAANQTGPTPIYINNLAKIIDADIMGTNGVLHVIDTILPTESALPMTSLMSQKNLTIFQRLLEASGYDDQFDDLDNVTIFAPTDKALQNTEWARMLKEQPELLNHNLDLLEFLNYHVVKPMIKTCDLSEKSLPTVAGSSVRLNLYSTHALFSDVMNRATVNCARLVHFDDESCGSVLHQVDRALVPPKNNMLKLLEANPNYSKFLELVRKANLTQLLSNDSRSLTLLVPKNDVFEELNESGEGSKPADPMALVKTHIVEDVVCCAGIIPTNWPFVRSIESISGQHLRITRDRRPKIENAGVTKCDVVATNGILHEINDIIVPRPQRQQQQRPQLIPPGAGYQPQGDFDVFF; translated from the exons ATGCTACGGCTGTGGGCCTGCCTGCTCCTCCTGGGATCAATCCAGATCCAGGCGGTTCCATTCTACGGCGA TTCAAGTTCTGAAGAGGTTGCCGAATTCGATGACTCCTCGGATTCCACACACGAGTCCTCAGATAACTCCAG CTTTATGCCACATTTAACCCACCCATTGCCGGCGCATCGCAATCTGTTCGCGCCCCTGCCCTTCGCACCACTCGCACCGCTCGAGCCCCAAGATCCAATGCATGCCCAGGCTTCGCAGCGGATGGCGAGCGTCTGGAACGGACCCGCCCCGCTGGCGCCGCAGCTCCACTCATCTCACCTGTTGCCCCTCTTCAGCAGCGGATACGACACCGAGTTCGTGCCCCtggagcaccagcagcagccgcagggACGCCAGGAGACGGCGGCCACCGTTCCAGCTCAAACCCCCAGCGGTGTGGAGCAGAAGCCCTTCA ATGTGGACACCATCACCACGGATGTGAATTCCCCAAATCCGGCCATCTTCTTCCAGCAATCGTTCCCCTTCTTTGGCAATGAGTTCTTCAATTCGTTCGGAGGCTTTGGCTTTGGAGCTGCCCAGGAGCCCTGGTGGAAGGG CCCCAATGTGTGCACGGAAAAGGAGGAAGACGAGACCGTGGCCACCGAAACGGAGGCAGAAGAAACCGTGGACACCTTTGGCCAGGAACGTGATGGCGTTACCAACGTTGTGCGATCCCCACTCTTTGGCCAGTTCCAGTTCAGCGTGAACTCCTGCGCCGAGAAGCCCAACAAGCACGTCTGCACCAAGAT CGTGAATCAAAATGGCAAGAAGAAAACGCTGACGCTGACCCGCCAGTGCTGCTATGGATATGGACGCCCCAGAAACGCTGACTTCACAACGCCCTGCGAGAAGATCGACATCAAGGACGTGGAGGCCACGGCTAGTGACATGGGTGCCAAGCAGTTCCTGGAGAGCGCACGCACCGCCGGCGAGCTGGCTGATATGCTCGGCGCAGGCAGTGGCAAGAAGGTGACCCTCTTCGTGCCCAACGACGCCGCCTTCATGGAGTACCGTGGTCACCATCAGCAGGAGAAT AATGTGGAAGATGCCAAGGCCGAGGCTTCCAAGCCATCCATCTACAAACTGCACGCTGTTCTCGGCGAAGTTCAGCTAGAGGACGTGCCCAATGAGAAGCTTCTGCAGACGGAGCTGCCTGACCAGAAGATCCGCATCAACAGCTACCAGCTGCCTGCGGCTTTGGGCCTGGAACCCTACCGCTTTGCCGCCAACTGTGTGCCCATCGAGAAGCACGACAAGCTCTCGGAACAGGCCCTTGTCCACACTCTGGGCGGAGTCCTGAAGCCGCTGACCAAGAACCTTATGGACATCATCAGGGAGCGTGCGGATATGTCCATTATGCGCACCGTTCTGGAGAAGACCAACCTGAGCGCCATGCTGGAGGATAACAAGCCGGTGACCATCTTTGTGCCCACCGACGCCGCCTTCGACAAGTTGGAACCACATCTGCGTCGTGCCCTCAAGGAGGGTCGCGGTTGTGCCTCAA ACATCCTGAAGAACCACTTGCTGGACCTCACCTTCTGCTCGCTGGCCACTGTGCCGGGTGCCAAGACGACCGCCTACAATCTGCTGGGAGAACCTCTGCTCCTCAACCGCACCCACCGGGCTGCGAATCAGACTGGACCGACTCCCATTTACATcaataacttggccaaaatcaTTGATGCCGATATCATGGGCACCAATGGTGTCCTGCACGTGATCGACACCATTCTGCCCACCGAGTCAGCTCTGCCCATGACCTCGCTGATGTCGCAAAAGAACCTGACCATCTTCCAGCGCTTGCTGGAGGCCTCCGGCTACGATGATCAGTTCGACGATCTGGACAACGTGACCATCTTTGCACCAACTGACAAGGCTCTACAGAACACCGAATGGGCTCGAATGCTCAAGGAACAGCCGGAGCTGCTGAATCACAACTTGGATCTGCTTGAGTTCCTTAACTACCATGTGGTCAAGCCCATGATCAAGACCTGTGACCTGTCGGAGAAGTCCCTGCCCACGGTTGCTGGATCCAGTGTGCGTCTGAACCTCTACTCCACCCATGCTCTCTTCTCGGACGTGATGAACCGGGCAACAGTCAACTGCGCCCGTTTGGTGCACTTCGATGACGAGAGCTGCGGATCCGTTCTCCACCAGGTGGATCGTGCCTTGGTGCCACCCAAGaat AACATGCTTAAGCTGCTGGAGGCTAATCCCAACTACAGCAAGTTCCTGGAGCTGGTTCGCAAGGCTAATCTTACCCAGCTGCTGTCCAACGATTCGAGGAGTCTCACCCTGCTGGTGCCCAAGAACGATGTCTTCGAGGAGCTGAACGAGTCCGGTGAGGGTTCAAAGCCCGCCGATCCCATGGCCTTGGTCAAGACCCATATCGTTGAGGATGTCGTCTGCTGTGCCGGCATTATCCCCACCAACTGGCCATTTGTCCGCTCCATTGAGTCCATCTCTGGCCAGCATCTGCGTATCACCCGCGATCGTCGTCCCAAGATCGAGAACGCCGGCGTCACCAAGTGCGATGTGGTGGCCACTAATGGAATTCTCCACGAGATCAACGACATCAtcgtgccacgcccacagcgccagcagcagcagcgacccCAGCTGATCCCGCCAGGAGCTGGCTATCAGCCACAGGGCGACTTCGATGTCTTCTTCTGA